From Streptomyces griseorubiginosus, one genomic window encodes:
- the rsmH gene encoding 16S rRNA (cytosine(1402)-N(4))-methyltransferase RsmH — MSQSRHVPVMLQRCLDLLAPALERPGAVVVDCTLGLGGHSEALLQRFPEARLVALDRDKEALRLSGERLAPYGERATLVHAVYDELPDVLDRLGIARVQGVLFDLGVSSMQLDEADRGFAYAQDAPLDMRMDQTTGMSAAEVLNTYPPGELVRILRAYGEEKQAKRIVSAIVRERDKEPFTNSARLVELIRDSLPQAAKRTGGNPAKRTFQALRIEVNGELAVLERAIPAAVEALAVGGRIAVLSYHSLEDRLVKQVFAAGAATTAPPGLPVVPEQYQPRLKLLTRGAELPTEEEIAENRRAAPARCRGAERIRESIE, encoded by the coding sequence TTGAGTCAGAGTCGACACGTTCCGGTGATGCTCCAGCGGTGCCTGGACCTGTTGGCCCCCGCCCTGGAGCGGCCCGGAGCGGTCGTCGTCGACTGCACCCTCGGCCTCGGCGGCCACAGCGAGGCCCTGCTCCAGCGCTTCCCCGAGGCCCGGCTCGTCGCCCTCGACCGCGACAAGGAGGCCCTGCGCCTGTCCGGGGAACGCCTCGCGCCCTACGGCGAGCGCGCCACCCTCGTGCACGCGGTCTACGACGAGCTCCCCGACGTCCTCGACCGGCTCGGCATCGCGCGCGTGCAGGGCGTCCTCTTCGACCTGGGCGTCTCCTCCATGCAGCTCGACGAGGCCGACCGCGGCTTCGCCTACGCCCAGGACGCCCCGCTCGACATGCGCATGGACCAGACGACCGGGATGAGCGCGGCCGAGGTCCTCAACACCTACCCGCCGGGCGAACTGGTCAGGATCCTCAGGGCGTACGGCGAGGAGAAGCAGGCCAAGCGGATCGTGTCCGCGATCGTGCGCGAGCGCGACAAGGAGCCCTTCACCAACAGCGCGCGGCTCGTCGAGCTGATCCGGGACTCCCTGCCGCAGGCCGCCAAGCGCACCGGCGGCAACCCGGCCAAGCGCACCTTCCAGGCGCTGCGCATCGAGGTCAACGGCGAACTCGCCGTCCTGGAGCGGGCGATCCCGGCCGCGGTCGAGGCGCTCGCCGTGGGTGGCCGGATCGCCGTGCTGTCGTACCACTCGCTGGAGGACCGGCTCGTCAAGCAGGTCTTCGCGGCCGGTGCCGCCACCACCGCCCCGCCCGGACTGCCCGTCGTCCCCGAGCAGTACCAGCCCCGGCTCAAGCTGCTCACGCGCGGTGCCGAACTTCCCACCGAGGAAGAGATCGCCGAGAACCGGCGGGCCGCACCGGCGCGCTGCAGGGGCGCCGAGCGAATCAGGGAGTCCATCGAGTGA
- a CDS encoding penicillin-binding protein 2, translating into MSDDFGRQSPRRRVPGPARPERSARPVGRPRPGPGARPARRPAAPRTAAPKTIRLGSPRPRLRLVGVALTLVLAAFVVRLLQVQAVDASTYAAKAEQNRYVGYTLAAERGGITDRAGVALATSEDAYDITADPTLFTRKQLKIDDGPEQAAALLAPILGQEQETIVQKLRPKDKKLRYVLLASRQTPQVWKQIKDLKTALAAKSGTDPGTANVLGGVLSVPTTKRVYPNGDLAAGILGWVNADGKGGGGVEQELNTLLAGKDGKIRYAQSGGRQVPTVGSTETPAVPGSDVELTIDRDIQWAAQKAITDQVKESKADRGYVIVQDTRTGEVLAMANSPGFDPNDLSKASSVNMGNAALQDAYEPGSTAKIMSMAAVLEQGVATPLTHVVVPNRLHRGDRLFKDDIDHETWYLTLNGVLAKSSNIGTILATGQLGKTQAQANQVLYSYLRKFGLGSYSGLDFPGETPGILAKPADWSTSQQYTIPFGQGVSLNAMQAASVYSTIANGGVRIEPTLVRGTKGPDGRFTPAAKPKETRVVSAKTARTLAQMLESVVDDQEGTGTKARIPGYRVAGKTGTANRVDPATGKYKGYTSSFAGFAPADKPRITVYCAIQNATKGSYFGGQICGPVYKQVMEFALKTLQVPPTGAKAARLPVTYTP; encoded by the coding sequence GTGTCCGACGATTTCGGCCGGCAGTCGCCGCGCCGCCGCGTGCCCGGACCCGCGCGCCCCGAGCGCTCCGCCCGCCCCGTCGGTCGGCCGCGCCCGGGCCCCGGAGCCCGACCGGCCCGCCGCCCCGCCGCGCCCCGCACGGCGGCCCCCAAGACCATCCGCCTGGGCAGTCCCCGCCCCCGGCTGCGCCTGGTCGGCGTCGCGCTGACGCTGGTGCTGGCCGCCTTCGTCGTACGCCTGCTCCAGGTACAGGCCGTCGACGCGAGCACGTACGCGGCCAAGGCCGAGCAGAACCGGTACGTCGGCTACACCCTGGCCGCCGAGCGCGGCGGGATCACCGACCGCGCCGGGGTAGCCCTCGCGACCAGCGAGGACGCGTACGACATCACCGCCGACCCGACGCTGTTCACCCGCAAGCAGCTGAAGATCGACGACGGTCCCGAGCAGGCCGCCGCGCTGCTCGCCCCGATCCTGGGGCAGGAGCAGGAGACGATCGTCCAGAAGCTGCGGCCCAAGGACAAGAAGCTGCGCTACGTCCTGCTCGCGAGCCGTCAGACCCCGCAGGTCTGGAAGCAGATCAAGGACCTCAAGACCGCGCTCGCGGCCAAGTCGGGGACCGACCCGGGCACGGCCAACGTCCTCGGGGGCGTCCTGTCGGTGCCGACCACCAAGCGGGTGTACCCGAACGGCGATCTCGCCGCCGGGATACTGGGCTGGGTCAACGCCGACGGCAAGGGCGGCGGCGGGGTCGAGCAGGAGCTGAACACGCTGCTGGCCGGCAAGGACGGCAAGATCCGCTACGCCCAGTCCGGAGGCCGGCAGGTGCCCACCGTGGGCTCCACCGAGACACCCGCGGTGCCCGGCAGCGACGTGGAGCTCACCATCGACCGCGACATCCAGTGGGCCGCCCAGAAGGCCATCACCGACCAGGTGAAGGAGTCCAAGGCGGACCGCGGGTACGTGATAGTGCAGGACACCCGGACCGGTGAGGTCCTCGCCATGGCCAACTCGCCCGGCTTCGACCCCAACGACCTGTCCAAGGCGAGCTCGGTGAACATGGGCAACGCGGCCCTCCAGGACGCCTACGAGCCCGGCTCCACCGCCAAGATCATGTCCATGGCCGCCGTACTGGAACAGGGCGTCGCCACCCCGCTCACACATGTCGTCGTGCCCAACCGGCTGCACCGCGGCGACCGGCTCTTCAAGGACGACATCGACCACGAGACGTGGTACCTCACGCTCAACGGCGTGCTCGCCAAGTCCTCGAACATCGGCACCATCCTGGCGACCGGCCAGCTCGGCAAGACCCAGGCGCAGGCCAACCAGGTCCTCTACTCCTACCTGCGCAAGTTCGGGCTCGGCAGCTACTCCGGGCTCGACTTCCCCGGCGAGACCCCCGGCATCCTCGCCAAGCCCGCCGACTGGTCGACCTCGCAGCAGTACACGATTCCTTTCGGCCAGGGTGTCTCCCTCAACGCGATGCAGGCCGCGTCCGTCTACTCGACGATCGCCAACGGCGGCGTCCGTATCGAACCCACGCTCGTACGCGGCACCAAGGGGCCCGACGGACGCTTCACACCCGCCGCGAAGCCCAAGGAGACAAGGGTCGTCAGTGCCAAGACGGCCAGGACCCTCGCCCAGATGCTGGAGTCCGTCGTGGACGACCAGGAGGGCACCGGCACCAAGGCGCGCATCCCCGGCTACCGGGTCGCGGGCAAGACGGGCACCGCCAACCGCGTGGATCCGGCCACCGGCAAGTACAAGGGCTACACCTCGTCGTTCGCCGGCTTCGCGCCCGCCGACAAGCCCCGGATCACCGTCTACTGCGCCATCCAGAACGCCACCAAGGGCAGCTACTTCGGCGGCCAGATCTGCGGACCCGTCTACAAGCAGGTCATGGAGTTCGCCCTGAAGACCCTCCAGGTCCCGCCCACGGGGGCGAAGGCCGCGCGGCTGCCCGTCACCTACACGCCCTGA
- a CDS encoding UDP-N-acetylmuramoyl-L-alanyl-D-glutamate--2,6-diaminopimelate ligase, with amino-acid sequence MTYPGPPRPVRVSATPLAELADQLGADVPKSDAEITGITHDSRAVRPGDLYAALPGARLHGADFANQAASLGAVAVLTDPSGAERTTATGLPVLVVDDPRARMGELAATIYGHPGRDLLQIGITGTSGKTTTAYLVEGGLRTSRSTGLIGTVEMRIGDERIKSERTTPEATDLQALFAVMRERGVEAVAMEVSSHALVLGRVDACVFDIGVFTNLSPEHMEFHSGMEDYFQAKAQLFTPKRSRLGVVNLDDEYGRRLVKEASVPVVTFSAEGHPDADWRAEDVRVGPMDSTFTVLGPRDERITARSPLPGPFNVANTLAAIVALAAAGLDPQTAADGVAAVPGVPGRLERVDAGQPYLAVVDYAHKTDAVESVLKALRKVTEGKVHVVLGCGGDRDTTKRGPMGAAVARLADTAVLTSDNPRSEDPLAILATMLEGAASVPVHERGEVQVFEDRAAAIAAAVARAQPGDTVLVAGKGHEQGQDIAGVVRPFDDRQVLREAIQKTQG; translated from the coding sequence GTGACCTATCCGGGACCGCCCCGGCCGGTCCGGGTCTCCGCAACACCCCTCGCGGAGCTCGCCGATCAGCTGGGTGCCGATGTACCGAAGAGCGACGCCGAGATCACGGGCATCACCCATGACTCACGCGCCGTCCGCCCCGGCGACCTGTACGCCGCTCTCCCGGGCGCCCGGCTGCACGGCGCCGACTTCGCCAACCAGGCCGCCAGCCTCGGAGCGGTCGCCGTGCTGACCGACCCGAGCGGCGCCGAGCGCACCACCGCGACCGGACTTCCGGTCCTGGTCGTCGACGACCCGCGCGCGCGGATGGGCGAACTGGCGGCCACGATCTACGGCCACCCGGGCCGCGACCTGCTCCAGATCGGCATCACCGGCACCTCCGGCAAGACCACCACGGCGTACCTCGTCGAGGGCGGTCTGAGGACCTCCCGCAGCACCGGGCTGATCGGCACGGTCGAGATGCGCATCGGCGACGAGCGCATCAAGTCCGAGCGGACCACGCCCGAGGCCACCGACCTCCAGGCCCTGTTCGCGGTCATGCGCGAGCGCGGCGTCGAGGCGGTCGCCATGGAGGTCTCCAGCCACGCGCTGGTCCTCGGCCGGGTCGACGCCTGCGTCTTCGACATCGGCGTCTTCACCAACCTCAGCCCGGAGCACATGGAGTTCCACTCCGGCATGGAGGACTACTTCCAGGCGAAGGCGCAGCTCTTCACGCCGAAACGCAGCCGTCTCGGCGTCGTCAACCTCGACGACGAGTACGGCCGCCGGCTGGTCAAGGAGGCCTCGGTCCCGGTCGTCACCTTCTCCGCGGAGGGACACCCCGACGCCGACTGGCGTGCCGAGGACGTCCGGGTCGGCCCGATGGACTCGACGTTCACCGTGCTCGGCCCCAGGGACGAGCGGATCACCGCCAGGTCGCCGCTGCCGGGCCCCTTCAACGTGGCGAACACCCTCGCCGCGATCGTCGCCCTCGCCGCCGCGGGCCTCGACCCGCAGACCGCCGCCGACGGCGTCGCCGCGGTGCCTGGCGTGCCGGGCCGACTCGAGCGCGTGGACGCCGGGCAGCCCTACCTCGCGGTCGTGGACTACGCCCACAAGACGGACGCCGTCGAATCGGTGCTCAAGGCGCTCCGCAAGGTCACCGAGGGCAAGGTGCACGTCGTGCTGGGCTGCGGGGGCGACCGGGACACCACCAAGCGCGGGCCCATGGGCGCCGCCGTGGCCCGCCTCGCCGACACCGCCGTACTGACCTCCGACAACCCCCGCTCCGAGGACCCGCTCGCGATCCTCGCAACCATGCTCGAGGGCGCGGCGTCCGTGCCAGTACACGAACGCGGCGAGGTCCAGGTCTTCGAGGACCGGGCCGCCGCGATCGCCGCAGCCGTCGCCCGCGCGCAGCCCGGTGACACCGTGCTCGTCGCGGGCAAGGGCCACGAGCAGGGCCAGGACATCGCCGGGGTGGTCCGTCCCTTCGACGACCGCCAGGTGCTTCGAGAAGCCATCCAGAAGACCCAGGGATGA
- a CDS encoding UDP-N-acetylmuramoyl-tripeptide--D-alanyl-D-alanine ligase, protein MIALSLAEIASVVGGQTHDIPDPSVQVHGPVVIDSRQVADGSLFAAFVGERVDGHDYAEQAVRAGAVAVLAQRPVGVPSIVVEDVQTALGALARHVVRRLGATLVGLTGSAGKTSTKDLIAQVLRRKAPTVFTPGSLNNEIGLPLTALTATAETRFLVLEMGARGIGHIAYLTDLTPPRIGLVLNVGSAHIGEFGGREQIAQAKGELVEALPEDGAAILNADDPLVRAMASRTKAKVLLFGESGEADVRAENVRLMDSGQPAFMLHTPSGASEVTMRLYGEHHVSNALAAAAVAHELGMSATEIATALSEAGSLSRWRMEVTERPDGVTIVNDAYNANPESMRAALRALAAMGKGRRTWAVLGKMAELGDEALAEHDAVGRLAVRLNVGKLVAVGGREASWLQLGAYNEGSWGEESVHVSDAQAAVDLLRSELRPGDVVLVKASRSVGLESVAQALLDAEGEVAAR, encoded by the coding sequence GTGATCGCCCTCTCTCTCGCCGAGATCGCCTCAGTCGTCGGCGGGCAGACGCACGACATACCGGATCCGTCGGTGCAGGTGCACGGGCCCGTTGTCATCGACTCCCGGCAGGTGGCGGACGGCAGTCTGTTCGCCGCCTTCGTGGGAGAGCGCGTCGACGGCCACGACTACGCGGAGCAGGCCGTCCGGGCGGGCGCGGTGGCCGTGCTGGCCCAACGCCCCGTCGGTGTGCCCTCGATCGTCGTCGAGGACGTCCAGACGGCCCTCGGCGCCCTCGCGCGTCATGTCGTACGACGGCTCGGCGCAACCCTCGTCGGCCTCACCGGCTCGGCCGGGAAGACCAGCACCAAGGACCTGATCGCGCAGGTGCTCCGGCGCAAGGCGCCGACGGTGTTCACACCGGGCTCGCTCAACAACGAGATCGGGCTGCCGCTCACCGCGCTCACCGCCACCGCGGAAACCCGGTTCCTCGTCCTGGAGATGGGCGCCCGAGGCATCGGGCACATCGCCTACCTCACCGATCTGACGCCCCCGAGGATCGGCCTCGTCCTGAACGTCGGCTCCGCCCACATCGGCGAGTTCGGCGGCCGCGAGCAGATCGCGCAGGCCAAGGGCGAACTCGTGGAAGCACTGCCGGAGGACGGCGCGGCGATCCTCAACGCCGACGATCCGCTCGTACGGGCCATGGCCTCCCGTACGAAGGCGAAGGTGCTCCTTTTCGGAGAGTCCGGCGAAGCGGACGTACGCGCCGAGAACGTGCGACTCATGGACAGCGGACAGCCCGCCTTCATGCTCCACACACCCTCCGGTGCAAGCGAAGTGACCATGCGCCTGTACGGTGAGCACCACGTGTCGAACGCGCTCGCCGCGGCCGCCGTCGCCCATGAGCTGGGCATGTCCGCAACCGAGATCGCCACCGCGCTCTCCGAGGCGGGCTCCCTCTCCCGCTGGCGTATGGAGGTCACCGAGCGCCCGGACGGCGTGACCATCGTCAACGACGCCTACAACGCGAACCCCGAGTCCATGCGAGCGGCCTTGCGCGCGCTCGCGGCGATGGGCAAGGGGCGGCGGACCTGGGCGGTGCTCGGCAAGATGGCCGAGCTCGGGGACGAGGCGCTCGCCGAGCACGACGCGGTCGGACGGCTCGCCGTCCGGCTCAATGTCGGCAAGCTCGTCGCGGTCGGGGGCAGGGAAGCGTCCTGGCTGCAACTGGGCGCATATAACGAGGGTTCGTGGGGTGAGGAGTCGGTGCACGTGTCCGACGCACAGGCGGCGGTCGACCTGCTGCGCAGCGAGTTGCGCCCGGGAGACGTCGTCCTCGTGAAGGCGTCCCGTTCGGTCGGCCTGGAGAGCGTCGCCCAGGCGCTGCTCGACGCCGAGGGTGAGGTTGCCGCCCGATGA
- the mraY gene encoding phospho-N-acetylmuramoyl-pentapeptide-transferase: MMKQILFSGVIGLFLTLVGTPLLIKLLARKGYGQYIRDDGPREHASKRGTPTMGGIAFILATVVAYFLSKVITGYPPTYSGLLVLGLMCGMGLVGFLDDYIKIVKRRSLGLRAKAKMAGQLIVGISFAVLALMFPDARGNTPASTKLSFITDFGWKIGPILFVVWALFMILAMSNGVNLTDGLDGLATGASVLVFGAYTFIGVWQFQESCANAGTLTNPNACYEVRDPLDLAVIASALMGACLGFLWWNTSPAKIFMGDTGSLALGGVLTGLAILSRTELLVAIMGGLFVLITMSVVIQVGSFRLTGKRVFRMAPLQHHFELKGWSEVLVVVRFWIIQGICVIVGLGLFYAGWAAEK, translated from the coding sequence ATGATGAAGCAGATCCTGTTCTCAGGAGTCATCGGTCTCTTTCTGACCCTGGTCGGCACTCCGCTGCTGATCAAGCTGCTCGCGCGCAAGGGTTACGGCCAGTACATCCGCGACGACGGCCCGCGCGAGCACGCCAGCAAGCGCGGTACGCCGACGATGGGCGGTATCGCCTTCATCCTGGCGACCGTCGTGGCGTACTTCCTGTCCAAGGTCATCACCGGCTACCCGCCCACCTACTCGGGCCTGTTGGTGCTCGGCCTGATGTGCGGCATGGGTCTCGTCGGCTTCCTCGACGACTACATCAAGATCGTCAAGCGGCGTTCGCTGGGCCTGCGGGCCAAGGCGAAGATGGCGGGCCAGCTGATCGTCGGCATCAGCTTCGCGGTGCTCGCGCTGATGTTCCCGGACGCCCGCGGCAACACCCCGGCCTCCACCAAGCTGTCGTTCATCACCGACTTCGGCTGGAAGATCGGCCCGATCCTGTTCGTGGTCTGGGCGCTGTTCATGATCCTCGCGATGTCGAACGGCGTGAACCTCACCGACGGTCTGGACGGCCTCGCCACCGGCGCCTCCGTGCTCGTCTTCGGTGCCTACACGTTCATCGGCGTCTGGCAGTTCCAGGAGTCCTGCGCCAACGCGGGCACCCTGACCAACCCCAACGCCTGCTACGAGGTGCGCGATCCGCTCGACCTCGCGGTGATCGCCTCCGCACTGATGGGCGCCTGCCTCGGCTTCCTGTGGTGGAACACCTCGCCGGCCAAGATCTTCATGGGTGACACCGGTTCGCTCGCCCTCGGCGGTGTCCTCACCGGCCTCGCGATCCTGTCCCGCACCGAGCTCCTGGTCGCCATCATGGGCGGTCTGTTCGTCCTCATCACCATGTCGGTCGTCATCCAGGTCGGCTCCTTCCGGCTCACCGGCAAGCGCGTCTTCCGGATGGCCCCGCTCCAGCACCACTTCGAACTCAAGGGCTGGTCCGAGGTCCTGGTCGTGGTCCGTTTCTGGATCATCCAGGGCATCTGTGTGATCGTCGGACTGGGTCTCTTCTACGCGGGATGGGCAGCAGAGAAGTGA
- the murD gene encoding UDP-N-acetylmuramoyl-L-alanine--D-glutamate ligase, with protein sequence MGSREVIDLQGTHVTVAGLGVSGIPAAKVLHARGAHVTVVNDGDDARAREQAAELEALGVTVRLGDGATLPDGTELVVTAPGWKPDKPLFTAARAAGVEIWGDVELAWRLRGPDAAPWLAITGTNGKTTTTQMLASILKAAGLRTAAVGNIGVSVLDAVLGDEQYDVLAVELSSYQLHWAPSVRAHSAAVLNLAPDHLDWHGSMEAYARDKGRVYEGNRVACVYNVADKATEDLVREADVEEGCRAIGFTLGTPGPSQLGVVEGILVDRAFVEDRHKNAQELAEISDVDPPAPHNIANALAAAALARAFGVPPRAVRDGLRNFTPDAHRIAHVADVDGVSYVDDSKATNTHAAEASLAAYESIVWIAGGLAKGATFDELVAKSAKRLRGVVLIGQDRALIREALARHAPEVPVVDLDRTDTGAMSAAVREARGLAVAGDTVLLAPACASMDMFANYNKRGDAFAEAVRDIAGAGA encoded by the coding sequence ATGGGCAGCAGAGAAGTGATCGACCTGCAGGGCACGCACGTCACCGTCGCCGGGCTGGGCGTTTCCGGCATCCCGGCGGCCAAGGTGCTGCACGCGCGCGGGGCTCACGTCACCGTCGTCAACGACGGCGACGACGCACGCGCGCGTGAGCAGGCCGCCGAGTTGGAGGCGCTGGGTGTCACCGTCCGGCTCGGCGACGGCGCGACCCTGCCGGACGGCACCGAACTCGTCGTCACCGCACCGGGCTGGAAGCCGGACAAGCCGCTCTTCACGGCGGCCCGTGCGGCCGGCGTCGAGATCTGGGGCGACGTCGAACTCGCCTGGCGGCTCAGGGGTCCCGACGCGGCCCCCTGGCTCGCGATCACCGGCACCAACGGCAAGACGACCACCACCCAGATGCTGGCGTCGATCCTGAAGGCCGCGGGCCTGCGTACGGCCGCCGTCGGCAACATCGGCGTCTCCGTGCTGGACGCGGTGCTCGGCGACGAGCAGTACGACGTCCTCGCCGTGGAGTTGTCGAGCTACCAGCTCCACTGGGCGCCCTCCGTGCGCGCCCACTCCGCCGCCGTCCTGAACCTCGCGCCGGACCACCTCGACTGGCACGGCTCCATGGAGGCGTACGCGCGCGACAAGGGCCGTGTCTACGAGGGCAATCGGGTCGCCTGCGTCTACAACGTCGCCGACAAGGCCACCGAGGACCTGGTGCGCGAGGCGGACGTCGAGGAGGGCTGCCGGGCGATCGGCTTCACCCTCGGCACCCCCGGGCCGTCCCAACTCGGCGTCGTGGAGGGCATCCTGGTCGACCGGGCCTTCGTGGAGGACCGGCACAAGAACGCCCAGGAGCTAGCCGAGATCTCCGACGTCGACCCGCCGGCCCCGCACAACATCGCCAACGCCCTTGCCGCGGCGGCCCTCGCACGCGCTTTCGGGGTGCCCCCGAGGGCCGTACGCGACGGACTCAGGAACTTCACCCCGGACGCGCACCGCATCGCCCACGTGGCCGACGTGGACGGGGTTTCGTACGTGGACGACTCCAAAGCCACCAACACCCACGCGGCGGAAGCCTCGTTGGCGGCCTACGAGTCGATCGTGTGGATCGCGGGCGGGCTCGCCAAGGGCGCGACCTTCGACGAGCTGGTCGCCAAGTCGGCAAAGCGACTTCGCGGGGTCGTCCTGATCGGCCAGGACCGCGCCCTGATCCGCGAAGCCCTCGCGCGACACGCCCCGGAAGTACCCGTGGTCGACCTCGACCGGACCGACACTGGGGCGATGTCGGCGGCGGTCCGCGAGGCGCGGGGCCTGGCCGTCGCTGGGGACACGGTGCTGTTGGCGCCTGCCTGTGCGTCGATGGACATGTTCGCCAACTACAACAAGCGCGGTGACGCTTTCGCGGAGGCGGTTCGCGACATCGCGGGCGCGGGCGCCTGA
- the ftsW gene encoding putative lipid II flippase FtsW, with product MSSSRTGRPPVQRAARRPVAPRPARENPVLRLYTRARKAWDRPLTAYYLILGGSLLITVLGLVMVYSASQITALQMSLPGSFFFRKQFLAAAIGAGLLLVASRMPVKLHRALAYPILAGAVFLMALVQVPGIGMSVNGNQNWISLGGSFQIQPSEFGKLALVLWAADLLARKQDKKLLTQWKHMLVPLVPVAFLLLGLIMLGGDMGTAIILTAILFGLLWLAGAPTRLFVGVLSVAAFIGFVLIKTSPNRMARLACIGATEPKAGAADCWQAVHGIYALASGGIFGSGLGASVEKWGQLPEAHTDFIFAVTGEELGLAGTLSVLALFAALGYAGIRVAGRTEDPFVRYAAGGVTTWITAQAVINIGAVLGLLPIAGVPLPLFSYGGSALLPTMFAIGLLIAFARDDPAARAALSMRQPRFGKKRAGGAVPARGPRRWNTMRRRAPSARSSGER from the coding sequence GTGTCCAGTAGCCGTACAGGCCGGCCTCCCGTCCAGCGGGCCGCCAGGCGTCCCGTCGCTCCCCGGCCCGCACGCGAGAATCCCGTCCTACGGCTCTACACGCGTGCGCGCAAGGCCTGGGACCGTCCGCTGACCGCCTACTACCTGATCCTCGGCGGCAGTCTGCTGATCACCGTGCTCGGGCTGGTGATGGTCTACTCGGCCTCCCAGATCACCGCGCTCCAGATGTCGTTGCCGGGCTCCTTCTTCTTCCGCAAGCAGTTCCTTGCCGCCGCCATCGGCGCCGGACTGCTGCTGGTGGCCTCCCGGATGCCGGTCAAGCTGCACAGGGCGCTCGCCTACCCGATCCTGGCGGGCGCGGTGTTCCTGATGGCCCTGGTGCAGGTGCCGGGGATAGGGATGTCGGTCAACGGCAACCAGAACTGGATCTCGCTCGGCGGCTCCTTCCAGATCCAGCCCAGCGAGTTCGGCAAGCTCGCGCTCGTGCTGTGGGCGGCCGACCTGCTGGCCCGCAAGCAGGACAAGAAGCTGCTGACCCAGTGGAAGCACATGCTGGTGCCGCTCGTCCCGGTCGCCTTCCTGCTGCTCGGGCTGATCATGCTCGGCGGCGACATGGGTACGGCGATCATCCTGACGGCGATCCTGTTCGGGCTGCTGTGGCTCGCGGGAGCACCGACCCGGCTGTTCGTCGGGGTGCTGTCGGTCGCCGCGTTCATCGGGTTCGTCCTGATCAAGACCAGCCCCAACCGCATGGCCCGGCTCGCCTGCATCGGCGCCACCGAGCCCAAGGCGGGCGCCGCCGACTGCTGGCAGGCCGTGCACGGCATCTACGCCCTCGCCTCCGGCGGAATCTTCGGGTCCGGGCTCGGTGCGAGTGTGGAGAAATGGGGCCAACTCCCCGAAGCCCACACGGACTTCATCTTCGCCGTCACAGGTGAGGAACTGGGCCTCGCGGGGACGCTGTCGGTGCTCGCCCTCTTCGCGGCTCTAGGCTATGCGGGTATCCGCGTGGCCGGACGCACGGAGGACCCCTTCGTGAGGTATGCCGCGGGAGGCGTGACCACCTGGATCACCGCTCAGGCAGTGATCAACATCGGTGCGGTGCTCGGTCTGCTGCCGATCGCCGGCGTCCCGCTCCCGCTGTTCTCCTACGGAGGGTCCGCCCTGCTGCCGACCATGTTCGCCATCGGGCTGCTGATCGCCTTCGCGCGGGACGACCCCGCTGCGCGGGCGGCGCTGTCGATGCGGCAACCTCGCTTTGGTAAAAAGCGGGCGGGAGGCGCCGTGCCGGCACGGGGGCCTCGGAGATGGAACACGATGCGACGGCGCGCCCCCTCGGCGCGTTCGTCCGGAGAGCGGTGA